The following coding sequences are from one Mesorhizobium onobrychidis window:
- a CDS encoding Lrp/AsnC family transcriptional regulator has protein sequence MDDARVDQFDRKIMALLQGDARLTNNDLSERVNLSASQCSRRRQRLEEDGYIRGYRAVLDRDKLGFSLVNVISVTLATHNRDNAQRFGELVARLPEVQEAHALTGEMDYILKVVTPDLKSLSEFVNGVLLPHESVQHVKTAIVLETLKETGALPI, from the coding sequence ATGGATGACGCGCGCGTTGATCAGTTTGACCGCAAGATAATGGCTCTGTTGCAGGGCGACGCACGACTGACCAACAATGATCTCTCGGAACGGGTGAACCTGTCGGCGTCGCAATGTTCGCGCCGCCGCCAGAGGCTGGAGGAGGACGGCTACATCAGGGGTTATCGCGCGGTGCTCGACCGCGACAAGCTCGGCTTCTCGCTGGTCAACGTCATCTCGGTGACGCTGGCCACCCACAACCGCGACAATGCGCAGCGCTTCGGCGAACTGGTGGCGCGGCTGCCGGAAGTGCAGGAGGCGCACGCGCTAACCGGCGAGATGGACTATATCCTGAAGGTGGTTACGCCGGACCTGAAGTCGCTGTCGGAATTCGTCAACGGCGTGCTTCTGCCGCACGAGTCCGTGCAGCATGTGAAGACGGCGATCGTGCTCGAAACGCTGAAGGAAACCGGAGCGCTGCCGATCTAA
- the hppD gene encoding 4-hydroxyphenylpyruvate dioxygenase has product MGPFPHDAPPAKISKANPAGTDGFEFVEFSHPEPEKLAELFTRMGYVPVAKHRTKNITVWRQGDINYVVNAEPGSHAMKFVDKHGPCAASMAWRVVDAKHAFDHAVAKGATPYEGVDKALDVPAIVGIGGSLLYFIETYGEKGSAYDAEFDWLGARDPKPEGVGFYYLDHLTHNVYRGQMDKWWDFYRDLFGFKQIHFFDIDGKITGLVSRAITSPCGKIRIPLNESKDDTSQIAEYLKKYNGEGIQHIAVGTDEIYGATDRLAANGLKFMPGPPETYYDMSHDRVNGHDEPIERMKKHGILIDGEGVVDGGTTKILLQIFSKTVIGPIFFEFIQRKGDEGFGEGNFRALFESIEQDQIKRGVLKVQAAE; this is encoded by the coding sequence ATGGGTCCCTTCCCGCACGATGCACCGCCCGCAAAGATCAGCAAAGCCAACCCCGCCGGCACCGACGGCTTCGAATTCGTCGAGTTCTCGCATCCCGAACCGGAAAAGCTCGCCGAGCTTTTCACCCGCATGGGCTATGTACCGGTAGCCAAGCACCGCACCAAGAACATCACCGTCTGGCGGCAGGGCGACATCAACTATGTCGTCAATGCCGAACCCGGCTCGCATGCGATGAAGTTCGTCGACAAGCATGGCCCCTGCGCGGCCTCGATGGCCTGGCGGGTCGTCGATGCCAAGCATGCCTTCGACCACGCCGTCGCCAAAGGCGCCACACCCTATGAAGGCGTCGACAAGGCGCTCGACGTGCCGGCAATCGTCGGCATCGGCGGTTCACTGCTCTATTTCATCGAGACTTATGGGGAAAAGGGCTCGGCCTATGATGCCGAGTTCGACTGGCTGGGCGCACGCGACCCGAAGCCGGAAGGCGTCGGCTTCTATTATCTCGACCACCTCACCCACAATGTCTATCGCGGCCAGATGGACAAATGGTGGGATTTCTATCGCGACCTGTTCGGCTTCAAGCAGATCCATTTCTTCGATATCGACGGCAAGATCACCGGCTTGGTCAGCCGCGCGATCACCTCGCCCTGCGGCAAGATCCGCATCCCGCTGAACGAGTCCAAGGATGACACTAGCCAGATCGCCGAATATCTGAAGAAGTACAATGGCGAAGGCATCCAGCACATCGCCGTCGGAACGGACGAGATCTACGGCGCCACCGACAGACTGGCCGCCAATGGGTTGAAGTTCATGCCAGGCCCGCCTGAGACCTATTACGACATGTCCCACGACAGGGTGAACGGCCATGACGAGCCGATCGAGCGCATGAAAAAGCACGGCATCCTGATCGACGGCGAAGGCGTGGTCGACGGCGGCACGACCAAGATCCTGCTGCAGATCTTTTCCAAAACCGTGATCGGGCCGATCTTCTTCGAATTCATCCAGAGGAAGGGCGACGAAGGTTTTGGCGAGGGCAATTTCCGCGCTTTGTTCGAATCGATCGAGCAGGACCAGATCAAGCGTGGCGTGCTGAAGGTGCAGGCGGCGGAGTGA
- a CDS encoding type II toxin-antitoxin system Phd/YefM family antitoxin: MSELVRRAEAGEEIVLTRYGKVAARLVPPATAEHLPRIGALKGRIRIADDFDELGPEWDEYVK; the protein is encoded by the coding sequence TTGTCGGAACTCGTCAGGCGTGCGGAAGCCGGTGAGGAGATCGTGCTCACGCGCTACGGCAAAGTCGCGGCTCGCCTCGTGCCGCCGGCAACCGCCGAACACCTGCCTCGCATCGGCGCCTTGAAGGGTAGAATCCGGATCGCAGACGATTTTGACGAACTCGGTCCCGAGTGGGACGAGTACGTCAAATGA
- a CDS encoding DinB family protein: MDLLDHNRRMARNNLWSNDRLYRAVLQLEPGEFDAERTSFFPSIKATLNHILAVDHLYLDFLEQGGVGAAAHDDFVPFDEPQALFAAQVASDRRLIAFCDHLSTDDLDRRVITDRREDGKIPERIGDLLAHLFIHDIHHRGQVHAMLSGTSVKPPQLDEFFLDYDMKLRKAEVERLALGNQANATS; the protein is encoded by the coding sequence GTGGACCTGCTGGACCATAATCGCCGCATGGCACGCAATAATCTCTGGTCGAACGACCGGCTCTACCGCGCCGTGCTACAGCTTGAGCCCGGTGAATTCGATGCCGAGCGAACCAGCTTCTTTCCCTCGATCAAGGCAACGCTCAATCACATCCTGGCTGTCGATCATCTCTATCTCGATTTTCTCGAGCAGGGTGGCGTTGGCGCCGCGGCTCATGACGATTTCGTGCCGTTCGATGAACCACAGGCGCTGTTTGCCGCCCAGGTTGCATCCGACCGGCGATTGATCGCCTTTTGCGATCACCTGTCGACCGACGATCTGGACCGCCGCGTCATCACCGACCGGCGCGAGGACGGAAAAATACCGGAGCGCATCGGCGACCTGCTCGCCCACCTCTTCATCCACGACATCCATCATCGCGGCCAGGTGCACGCCATGCTGTCCGGCACATCGGTGAAACCGCCGCAGCTCGACGAGTTCTTCCTCGACTATGATATGAAACTCAGGAAAGCGGAGGTCGAGAGGTTGGCTTTGGGTAATCAGGCCAACGCGACGTCTTAA
- a CDS encoding fumarylacetoacetate hydrolase family protein codes for MKLATLKDGSRDGKLVVVSRDLTRFTDASFLVPTLQAALDDWSRIAPHLAAMAESLENNAVPSARFHEHDAHSPLPRAYQWADGSAYVSHVELVRKARGAEMPASFWTDPLIYQGGSDSFIAPRDPIRAADEAFGVDMEAEVAVIVDDVPMGASLDETRAAIRLVMLVNDVTLRSLTAPELAKGFGFFQSKPSSAFSPVAVTPDELGDAWDGGKVSLPLLVDLNGKPFGRANAGVDMTFDFPALIAHAAKTRPLAAGSIIGSGTVSNKLDGGPGKPISAGGAGYSCIAELRMIETIEAGEPTTPFLRFGDTVRIEMKDRTGHSIFGAIEQKVEKYAI; via the coding sequence ATGAAGCTTGCCACATTGAAGGACGGGTCGCGCGACGGAAAGCTGGTCGTCGTCTCGCGCGACCTGACGCGCTTTACCGATGCCTCGTTTCTGGTGCCGACGCTGCAGGCGGCACTCGACGACTGGAGCCGGATCGCGCCGCATCTCGCCGCCATGGCGGAATCGCTGGAGAACAATGCGGTGCCGTCAGCGCGCTTTCACGAGCATGACGCCCATTCGCCGTTGCCGCGCGCATATCAATGGGCCGACGGCTCGGCCTATGTGAGCCATGTCGAGCTGGTGCGGAAGGCGCGCGGCGCCGAAATGCCGGCAAGCTTCTGGACCGATCCGCTGATTTATCAGGGTGGTTCGGACAGTTTCATCGCGCCACGTGATCCGATCCGGGCGGCCGACGAGGCTTTTGGCGTCGACATGGAAGCGGAGGTCGCCGTCATTGTCGATGATGTGCCTATGGGAGCAAGCCTAGATGAGACGCGGGCCGCGATCCGGCTGGTCATGCTGGTCAATGACGTCACGCTGCGTTCCCTTACCGCGCCAGAGCTTGCCAAGGGCTTCGGCTTCTTCCAATCAAAGCCGTCCTCAGCGTTTTCGCCGGTCGCGGTAACGCCGGACGAACTCGGCGATGCCTGGGATGGCGGCAAGGTCAGCCTGCCGCTGCTGGTCGACCTCAACGGCAAGCCATTCGGCCGGGCGAACGCCGGCGTGGACATGACCTTCGATTTTCCGGCGCTGATCGCGCATGCCGCAAAAACCCGACCGCTGGCCGCCGGCTCCATCATCGGTTCGGGCACGGTCTCCAACAAGCTCGACGGTGGCCCGGGCAAGCCTATCTCGGCGGGCGGCGCCGGCTATTCCTGCATTGCCGAGTTGCGCATGATCGAAACGATCGAAGCCGGCGAACCGACAACCCCGTTCCTGCGCTTTGGCGATACGGTGCGCATCGAGATGAAGGACAGGACCGGACATTCAATTTTTGGTGCGATCGAGCAGAAGGTCGAGAAATACGCAATTTGA
- a CDS encoding MBL fold metallo-hydrolase has product MRDRLVLLGSKGGPALRPGGPWPSSSLLEIGGRNIVVDCGLGVTRGLADAGISLKTLDLVFITHLHSDHVLELGPLIHTAWTAGLATPVTVFGPPGTDHYWQRFCQAMEFDIEIRIADEGRPDILDMVSIIEFGEGRVMEERGLKISALRVDHPPVTDCFALRFEHAGQSVVFSADTAFFPPLADFAKGADILVHEAMLEEGIERLVAKTGNGARLREHLLASHSFAGEAGRIATEAGVGRLVLNHLIPADDPEIGEADWIAAVRKTWAGDLTIAHDGLVVGLEHDPEPKDR; this is encoded by the coding sequence ATGCGGGATCGGCTGGTGCTGCTGGGCTCGAAGGGAGGCCCGGCGCTCCGGCCGGGCGGGCCATGGCCGAGTTCATCGCTGCTGGAGATCGGCGGCCGCAACATCGTCGTCGATTGCGGGCTTGGCGTGACGCGCGGGCTGGCCGACGCCGGCATCAGCTTGAAGACGCTCGACCTGGTCTTCATCACGCATCTGCATTCCGACCATGTGCTGGAACTCGGTCCGCTGATCCACACCGCCTGGACCGCGGGTCTGGCGACACCGGTCACCGTGTTCGGCCCGCCCGGCACCGACCATTACTGGCAGCGCTTTTGCCAGGCGATGGAATTCGACATCGAGATCCGCATCGCCGACGAAGGCCGGCCTGATATTCTCGACATGGTTTCGATCATCGAGTTCGGCGAAGGCCGGGTGATGGAGGAGCGCGGCCTGAAGATTTCAGCACTGCGCGTCGACCACCCGCCGGTGACCGACTGCTTTGCGCTGCGCTTCGAGCATGCCGGACAAAGCGTCGTGTTCTCCGCCGATACGGCATTCTTTCCGCCATTGGCCGATTTTGCCAAAGGCGCCGACATCCTCGTCCATGAAGCCATGCTGGAAGAAGGCATCGAGCGGCTCGTAGCGAAGACCGGCAACGGCGCGCGGCTGAGGGAACATCTGCTCGCCAGCCACAGCTTCGCCGGGGAGGCGGGGCGCATCGCCACGGAGGCCGGGGTCGGGCGACTGGTGCTCAACCACCTCATTCCGGCCGACGATCCCGAGATCGGCGAAGCCGACTGGATCGCCGCCGTCAGGAAAACATGGGCCGGAGACTTGACGATCGCCCACGACGGCCTTGTTGTGGGACTGGAGCATGATCCCGAACCGAAGGACCGCTAG
- the hmgA gene encoding homogentisate 1,2-dioxygenase, translated as MTFSYMPGFGNDFETETLPGSLPQGRNSPQRPAYGLYAEQLSGSPFTAPRGTNERSWLYRIRPSVRHTGRFKAVSSPLWKTAPNVGDHELALGQYRWNPVPMPTEPTDFIAGMRSITTAGDVLGQTGMAAHVYVANRSMTDDHFFNADGELLIVPQVGAVRFVTEMGVIELRPGEIAVLPRGLVFKVELVDKEVRGYVCENYGAKLTLPDRGPIGANCLANPRDFKTPCAWFEDKETPCRLIVKWCGNFHVTEIGHSPLDVVAWHGNYAPYKYDLATFSPVGALLFDHPDPSIFTVLTAPSGEEGTANIDFVIFPPRWLVAENTFRPPWYHRNIMSEFMGLIHGQYDAKEEGFVPGGISLHNLMLAHGPDAPGFEKASRAELKPVKLDNTMAFMFETRFPQMLTRYGAELETRQDNYIDCWADLKKRFNGTPEGDWS; from the coding sequence ATGACCTTTTCCTACATGCCGGGCTTCGGCAACGACTTCGAAACCGAAACCTTGCCTGGCTCGCTGCCGCAGGGGCGCAACTCGCCGCAGCGGCCGGCCTACGGCCTTTATGCCGAGCAATTGTCCGGCTCGCCCTTCACCGCGCCGCGCGGCACCAATGAGCGCTCCTGGCTCTACCGTATCAGACCGAGCGTCAGGCACACCGGCCGCTTCAAGGCGGTGAGTTCTCCCTTGTGGAAGACCGCCCCCAATGTCGGCGATCACGAACTGGCGCTCGGCCAGTATCGCTGGAACCCGGTGCCGATGCCGACCGAGCCGACCGATTTCATCGCTGGCATGCGCTCGATCACCACTGCCGGCGACGTGCTGGGCCAGACCGGCATGGCGGCGCATGTCTATGTCGCCAACCGCTCGATGACCGACGACCATTTCTTCAACGCTGATGGCGAATTGCTGATTGTGCCGCAAGTTGGGGCCGTGCGCTTCGTCACCGAAATGGGCGTCATCGAGCTCAGGCCAGGCGAGATCGCGGTCTTGCCGCGCGGCCTCGTCTTCAAGGTCGAGCTGGTCGACAAGGAGGTGCGGGGCTATGTCTGCGAGAATTACGGTGCCAAGCTGACGCTGCCCGACCGCGGTCCGATCGGCGCCAATTGCCTGGCCAATCCGCGCGATTTCAAGACGCCCTGTGCCTGGTTCGAGGACAAGGAAACGCCGTGTCGGCTGATCGTCAAATGGTGCGGCAATTTCCATGTCACCGAGATCGGCCATTCGCCGCTGGACGTGGTGGCGTGGCACGGCAACTACGCGCCTTATAAATATGATCTTGCAACATTTTCACCGGTCGGCGCGCTTCTGTTCGACCATCCCGACCCGTCGATCTTCACCGTGCTGACCGCGCCAAGCGGCGAGGAGGGCACCGCCAATATCGACTTCGTCATCTTCCCGCCGCGCTGGCTGGTGGCCGAAAACACATTCCGCCCGCCCTGGTATCACCGCAACATCATGAGCGAGTTCATGGGCCTGATCCACGGCCAGTACGACGCCAAGGAAGAGGGTTTTGTCCCCGGCGGCATCAGCTTGCACAATCTGATGCTGGCCCACGGGCCTGACGCGCCTGGCTTCGAAAAGGCCTCGCGCGCCGAGCTGAAACCGGTCAAGCTCGATAACACCATGGCCTTCATGTTCGAGACCCGATTCCCGCAGATGCTGACCCGCTACGGCGCCGAGCTCGAAACCCGGCAGGATAATTACATCGACTGCTGGGCCGATCTGAAGAAGCGTTTCAACGGCACGCCCGAGGGCGACTGGTCTTGA
- a CDS encoding MarR family winged helix-turn-helix transcriptional regulator yields the protein MDVLELESFLPYRLYRLADAVSREFSKVYKDRHGLTRPEWRTLAGLGQRGTMTATELGEQSAMHKTKVSRAVAELERRRWLIRTSDKNDRRLEHLTLTRAGLAAYGEMVPLAKAFERELLARLSAEERAAIVGGVAALEAKLTLG from the coding sequence ATGGACGTCCTAGAACTGGAAAGCTTCCTGCCCTACCGGCTCTACCGTCTCGCCGATGCCGTCAGCCGCGAATTCTCAAAAGTCTACAAGGATCGTCACGGCCTGACGCGTCCGGAATGGCGCACGCTGGCCGGGCTCGGCCAGCGCGGCACGATGACCGCGACGGAACTCGGCGAACAATCGGCCATGCACAAGACCAAGGTTTCTCGAGCCGTGGCGGAGCTGGAGAGGCGCCGGTGGCTGATCCGAACTTCGGATAAAAATGACCGCCGCCTCGAACATCTGACCCTGACCAGAGCAGGCCTTGCCGCCTATGGCGAGATGGTGCCGCTCGCAAAAGCGTTCGAGCGGGAGTTGCTCGCGAGGCTCAGTGCGGAAGAGCGGGCGGCGATTGTCGGCGGGGTAGCGGCGCTGGAGGCAAAACTCACCTTGGGCTGA
- a CDS encoding DUF4304 domain-containing protein, with protein sequence MAENEHGRIIALEAKTALQPAGFRRKGRSRVWIADRGFWLSVVEFQPSSWSKGTYLNVAVHWLWGSPPHTLSFDRSERVGGFVEFQNSVQFVPLVGQMARKVLEIDQIHRSMFPSVKATATILVNELQPGAYGEWAAFHAGVAAGLAGDFETARRLFESVRRHAASQAQLLLAYIDDPVAFRSYVRGIIEDERAYYGLGTLPAIVAI encoded by the coding sequence ATGGCGGAAAACGAGCACGGACGTATCATTGCTTTGGAGGCAAAAACCGCATTGCAGCCGGCCGGATTTCGGCGAAAGGGGCGGTCACGTGTCTGGATCGCTGATCGTGGCTTCTGGCTGAGTGTAGTCGAATTTCAGCCCAGCTCTTGGTCCAAAGGCACTTACCTGAACGTGGCTGTCCACTGGCTTTGGGGTTCGCCTCCGCACACACTGTCCTTCGATCGCTCTGAACGCGTCGGCGGGTTCGTTGAGTTCCAGAACTCCGTACAGTTTGTGCCTCTGGTCGGTCAAATGGCTAGGAAAGTACTCGAAATTGACCAGATTCATCGATCGATGTTCCCTTCCGTGAAGGCGACCGCCACAATCCTCGTGAATGAATTGCAGCCGGGTGCGTACGGCGAATGGGCAGCTTTCCACGCCGGGGTGGCGGCCGGCTTGGCTGGTGACTTTGAAACGGCAAGGCGGCTGTTTGAAAGCGTTCGAAGACACGCGGCTTCGCAGGCGCAGCTTCTCTTGGCCTACATCGATGATCCGGTAGCATTTCGAAGCTATGTCAGAGGCATTATTGAGGACGAACGTGCCTACTACGGTTTAGGAACGTTGCCTGCCATCGTAGCCATCTGA
- the tdh gene encoding L-threonine 3-dehydrogenase, with amino-acid sequence MSNMMKALVKAKAEPGIWMEEVPVPEIGPNDVLIKIKKTAICGTDVHIYNWDQWAQKTVPVPMVTGHEFVGTVADFGAAVTEYKIGQRVSGEGHIVCGHCRNCRAGRGHLCRNTLGVGVNRPGAFGEYLAIPQHNVVPIPDDVPDEIAAIFDPLGNAVHTALSFDLVGEDVLVTGAGPIGIMGALVAQCVGARKVVITDINPVRLALAKKLGVQHVVDASKEKLRDVMPALGMTEGFDVGLEMSGAAPAFRDMIDTMNNGGKIAILGIAPTGFEIDWNKVIFKMLHLKGIYGREMFETWYKMIALVQGPLDVSGLITHRIGIDDYISGFEAMKSGNSGKVVMDW; translated from the coding sequence ATGTCGAACATGATGAAGGCGCTGGTCAAGGCCAAGGCCGAGCCGGGCATCTGGATGGAAGAAGTGCCGGTGCCGGAAATCGGCCCGAACGACGTTCTGATCAAGATCAAGAAGACCGCGATCTGCGGCACCGACGTCCACATCTACAATTGGGACCAGTGGGCGCAAAAGACCGTCCCGGTGCCGATGGTGACCGGGCACGAGTTCGTCGGCACGGTCGCCGATTTCGGTGCGGCGGTGACCGAATACAAGATCGGCCAGCGTGTTTCGGGCGAAGGCCACATCGTCTGCGGCCACTGCCGCAACTGCCGCGCGGGCAGGGGGCATCTCTGCCGCAACACGCTCGGTGTCGGCGTCAACCGGCCCGGCGCCTTCGGCGAATATCTGGCGATCCCGCAGCACAATGTCGTGCCGATCCCCGACGACGTGCCGGACGAGATCGCCGCGATCTTCGATCCCTTGGGCAATGCGGTTCACACCGCGCTGTCCTTCGATCTCGTCGGCGAGGACGTGCTGGTCACCGGCGCCGGGCCGATTGGCATAATGGGCGCGCTGGTGGCGCAATGCGTCGGCGCGCGAAAAGTCGTCATCACCGACATCAATCCGGTGCGGTTGGCGCTGGCCAAAAAGCTCGGCGTCCAGCATGTCGTCGATGCATCGAAGGAAAAGCTGCGCGACGTCATGCCGGCGCTCGGCATGACCGAGGGTTTTGATGTCGGCCTGGAAATGTCGGGTGCAGCACCCGCCTTCCGCGACATGATCGACACCATGAACAATGGCGGCAAGATCGCCATCCTCGGCATCGCGCCGACCGGCTTCGAGATCGACTGGAACAAGGTCATCTTCAAGATGCTGCATTTGAAGGGCATCTACGGCCGCGAGATGTTCGAGACCTGGTACAAGATGATCGCCCTGGTGCAGGGGCCGCTCGATGTCAGCGGGCTGATCACGCACCGCATCGGCATCGACGACTACATCTCCGGCTTCGAGGCGATGAAGAGCGGCAATTCCGGCAAGGTGGTGATGGACTGGTGA
- a CDS encoding glycine C-acetyltransferase: protein MSAAFLSHIDSELQGLKSAGLYKSERVITSTQSAEIEVGGEKVLNFCANNYLGLADSAELRDAAKQALDRYGYGMASVRFICGTQEEHKQLEATISGFLGMEDTILYGSCFDANGGLFETLLGQEDAVISDALNHASIIDGVRLSKAKRFRYANNDMADLEARLKEARDCRFRLIATDGVFSMDGIIANLKGVCDLAEKYDAMVMVDDSHAVGFVGKNGRGSAEHCGVEGRVDIITGTLGKALGGASGGYTSAKSQVVDWLRQRSRPYLFSNTLMPAIAGASIRVFELIGNGDALRQRLYANAARFRSEMGMLGFTLAGADHPIIPVMLGDATLAQEMAARMLKRGIYVVGFSFPVVPKGQARIRTQMSAAHSSADIDRAVEAFGAVGRELGVIS, encoded by the coding sequence ATGAGCGCGGCATTCCTCTCCCATATCGATAGCGAGCTTCAAGGGCTGAAATCGGCCGGCCTCTACAAATCCGAGCGGGTGATCACCTCGACGCAGTCGGCAGAGATCGAGGTGGGCGGGGAAAAGGTGCTGAATTTCTGCGCCAACAACTATCTCGGGCTGGCAGACAGCGCCGAATTGCGCGACGCGGCCAAGCAGGCGCTTGACCGCTACGGGTACGGCATGGCGTCGGTGCGTTTCATCTGCGGCACGCAGGAAGAGCACAAGCAGCTCGAGGCGACGATTTCTGGCTTTCTCGGCATGGAGGATACGATCCTCTACGGCTCGTGCTTCGATGCCAATGGCGGCCTGTTCGAGACGCTGCTCGGCCAGGAGGATGCGGTCATTTCGGACGCGCTGAACCACGCCTCGATCATCGACGGCGTGCGGCTGTCGAAGGCGAAGCGCTTCCGCTACGCCAACAACGACATGGCCGATCTGGAGGCGCGGCTGAAGGAGGCAAGGGATTGCCGTTTTCGGCTGATCGCCACCGATGGTGTATTTTCCATGGACGGCATCATAGCCAATCTGAAGGGCGTCTGCGATCTCGCCGAGAAGTACGATGCAATGGTGATGGTGGATGACAGCCATGCAGTCGGCTTCGTTGGCAAGAACGGCCGCGGCTCGGCCGAGCATTGTGGCGTCGAGGGCAGGGTGGACATCATCACCGGCACGCTCGGCAAGGCACTGGGCGGCGCATCGGGCGGCTACACATCGGCCAAGAGCCAGGTGGTCGACTGGTTGCGCCAGCGCTCGCGTCCCTATCTGTTTTCCAACACGCTGATGCCGGCGATCGCCGGCGCCTCGATCCGGGTTTTCGAACTGATCGGCAATGGCGATGCGCTGCGTCAGCGTCTCTATGCCAATGCGGCGCGCTTCCGGTCTGAAATGGGTATGCTCGGCTTTACGCTTGCCGGCGCCGATCATCCGATCATCCCGGTCATGCTGGGCGATGCGACACTGGCGCAGGAGATGGCGGCGCGCATGCTGAAGCGCGGCATCTATGTCGTCGGCTTCTCGTTTCCGGTGGTGCCTAAGGGCCAGGCGCGCATCCGCACGCAAATGTCGGCCGCCCATTCCAGCGCCGACATCGACCGCGCGGTCGAGGCGTTCGGTGCGGTCGGGCGCGAACTCGGTGTGATTTCCTGA